The proteins below are encoded in one region of Cololabis saira isolate AMF1-May2022 chromosome 13, fColSai1.1, whole genome shotgun sequence:
- the LOC133458237 gene encoding sex comb on midleg-like protein 2 isoform X3, translating to MGKTPLKDQKEGKKDKHGKAAPPPGTPGAANKDSFSWEEYLKETSSTPAPPSCFRQSRVPPSNDFKVGMKLEAHDPRNSTSVCIATVMGLTGVRLRLRLDGSDNSNDFWRLVDSSDIQPIGTCEKNGDMLQPPLGFRMNASSWPMFLLRTLNGAEMAPVTAFKKEPPRPPQINLKPGMKLEAVDKKNPYLICPATIGEVRGDEVFIMFDGWRGAFDYWCKFDSRDIFPVGWCSLTKHSLQPPGNSVTLPKNLLPSSPSKPGRRSIQSTYRLPNPLPALPVRKGIRGRRPKSETIALLKAVAAAAQNGDVPLPLPLPLPSNTVEFVPRVYKKRGPKPGSKRKSRNLQSPTQLPSIQVPQENPSSHNSVVSTVCVYVNKHGNCGPHLDRKQMQRLPDHFGPGPVNTVLQQVVQSCIDCAYQPKVLLSALQTDSGGGEVVKVRTDGGVRVIRLPSASSASFVLRFLETMCRHLQCDNLFSSQPFSHYTYDRNKSVKEEALDSPSLARGSKRSLSGVCPPYAAPLSPKHLRAEAHPSEAETLPHEENSLIKEHRYMDSASNSMTPRPQTARSSSEYHSQASSMYHHSNSTPVRCLSSNPAELGSIHPLRRVEASSTTGPESLVSDRENLQMSNRNPASWSIEEVMQFVKHADPTALAPHAELFRKHEIDGKALMLLRSDMIMKYMGLKLGPALKLCHHIERLKQGKL from the exons ATGGGAAAAACTCCACTGAAAG atcaaaaagaagggaaaaaagataaacatgGAAAGGCAGCACCACCACCAGGTACCCCCGGCGCAGCAAATAAAG ACTCTTTCAGCTGGGAAGAATATCTGAAAGAAACGTCATCTACACCAGCTCCACCAAGCTGTTTTCGTCAG TCTAGAGTCCCACCCTCCAATGACTTCAAGGTGGGAATGAAGCTTGAAGCTCATGACCCACGTAATTCCACGTCAGTCTGTATAGCCACAGTAATGGGTTTAACTGGGGTTCGCCTGCGACTCCGCCTGGATGGCAGCGACAACAGCAATGACTTCTGGCGGCTGGTCGATTCCTCTGATATCCAACCTATTGGAACCTGTGAAAAGAATGGAGATATGCTACAACCACCCCTGG GATTTCGAATGAACGCCTCCTCTTGGCCCATGTTTCTGCTGAGAACCTTGAATGGAGCAGAGATGGCACCAGTAACAGCCTTTAAAAAG GAACCTCCAAGGCCACCCCAAATTAATTTGAAGCCAGGTATGAAGCTTGAGGCCGTGGATAAGAAGAATCCGTACCTCATCTGCCCTGCCACCATCGGAGAAGTGAGAGGAGATGAGGTGTTCATTATGTTCGACGGTTGGCGGGGTGCCTTTGATTACTGGTGCAAGTTCGACTCCAGGGACATCTTCCCGGTGGGCTGGTGTTCCCTCACCAAGCACAGTCTGCAGCCACCAGGCAACAGTG TAACTCTTCCAAAGAACCTTCTCCCATCATCGCCCTCTAAACCCGGCAGACGCTCCATACAGTCCACCTACAGACTCCCCAACCCTCTGCCGGCTCTGCCCGTCAGGAAGGGCATAAGAGGCCGCAGACCAAAGAGTGAGACCATCGCCCTGCTCAAAGCGGTGGCAGCAGCTGCCCAGAACGGAGATGTCCCACTCCCACTCCCACTCCCACTCCCCAGTAACACAGTAGAGTTTGTACCCCGGGTCTACAAGAAGAGGGGGCCCAAGCCTGGAAGCAAG aGAAAGTCCAGGAATCTTCAAAGCCCGACACAGCTGCCCAGCATCCAGGTTCCACAGGAAAACCCTTCCAGTCACAACTCGGTGGTGTCGACAG tgtgtgtgtacgtcAATAAGCATGGAAACTGTGGTCCCCACTTGGACAGGAAGCAGATGCAGCGTTTGCCAGACCACTTTGGCCCGGGGCCAGTGAACACTGTGCTTCAGCAAGTGGTTCAGTCATGTATAGACTGTGCATACCAGCCTAAAGTGCTGCTCAGTGCTTTACAGACTGActcaggaggaggagaggttgTAAAAG TGAGAACGGACGGTGGCGTTCGTGTCATCAGACTGCCATCGGCCTCCAGCGCATCCTTTGTTCTGCGCTTCTTGGAGACCATGTGTCGTCATCTACAATGTGACAACCTGTTCAGCAGCCAGCCCTTCAGCCACTACACGTATGACAGGAACAAGTCGG TGAAAGAAGAGGCGCTGGATTCTCCCTCTCTGGCCCGGGGCAGCAAACGCAGCCTGTCTGGAGTTTGTCCACCATATGCAGCCCCCCTGTCTCCCAAGCACTTGCGTGCTGAGGCCCACCCTTCAGAAG CAGAGACACTGCCCCACGAAGAGAACAGTTTAATAAAGGAGCATCGCTACATGGATTCTGCTTCCAACTCCATGACCCCTCGACCCCAAACAGCGCGGAGTTCCTCCGAGTACCACTCCCAggccagcagcatgtaccaccACAGCAACAGCACGCCGGTGCGCTGCCTCTCCTCCAACCCCGCAGAACTCGGCTCCATACACCCTCTGAGACGAGTGGAAG CAAGCTCCACCACAGGTCCGGAATCTCTGGTGTCTGATCGAGAGAATCTGCAGATGTCCAACAGAAACCCAGCCTCCTGGTCCATCGAAGAGGTGATGCAGTTTGTCAAGCATGCAGACCCCACAGCGTTGGCACCTCATGCAGAACTCTTCAGAAAACAC GAGATAGACGGAAAAGCTCTGATGCTTCTGCGGAGTGACATGATAATGAAGTACATGGGTCTGAAACTAGGGCCTGCCCTGAAGTTATGCCACCACATAGAGCGGCTGAAACAAGGCAAACTGTGA
- the LOC133458237 gene encoding sex comb on midleg-like protein 2 isoform X1: MGKTPLKDQKEGKKDKHGKAAPPPGTPGAANKDSFSWEEYLKETSSTPAPPSCFRQSRVPPSNDFKVGMKLEAHDPRNSTSVCIATVMGLTGVRLRLRLDGSDNSNDFWRLVDSSDIQPIGTCEKNGDMLQPPLGFRMNASSWPMFLLRTLNGAEMAPVTAFKKEPPRPPQINLKPGMKLEAVDKKNPYLICPATIGEVRGDEVFIMFDGWRGAFDYWCKFDSRDIFPVGWCSLTKHSLQPPGNSVTLPKNLLPSSPSKPGRRSIQSTYRLPNPLPALPVRKGIRGRRPKSETIALLKAVAAAAQNGDVPLPLPLPLPSNTVEFVPRVYKKRGPKPGSKRKSRNLQSPTQLPSIQVPQENPSSHNSVVSTVCVYVNKHGNCGPHLDRKQMQRLPDHFGPGPVNTVLQQVVQSCIDCAYQPKVLLSALQTDSGGGEVVKVRTDGGVRVIRLPSASSASFVLRFLETMCRHLQCDNLFSSQPFSHYTYDRNKSVKEEALDSPSLARGSKRSLSGVCPPYAAPLSPKHLRAEAHPSEAETLPHEENSLIKEHRYMDSASNSMTPRPQTARSSSEYHSQASSMYHHSNSTPVRCLSSNPAELGSIHPLRRVEAASSTTGPESLVSDRENLQMSNRNPASWSIEEVMQFVKHADPTALAPHAELFRKHEIDGKALMLLRSDMIMKYMGLKLGPALKLCHHIERLKQGKL; the protein is encoded by the exons ATGGGAAAAACTCCACTGAAAG atcaaaaagaagggaaaaaagataaacatgGAAAGGCAGCACCACCACCAGGTACCCCCGGCGCAGCAAATAAAG ACTCTTTCAGCTGGGAAGAATATCTGAAAGAAACGTCATCTACACCAGCTCCACCAAGCTGTTTTCGTCAG TCTAGAGTCCCACCCTCCAATGACTTCAAGGTGGGAATGAAGCTTGAAGCTCATGACCCACGTAATTCCACGTCAGTCTGTATAGCCACAGTAATGGGTTTAACTGGGGTTCGCCTGCGACTCCGCCTGGATGGCAGCGACAACAGCAATGACTTCTGGCGGCTGGTCGATTCCTCTGATATCCAACCTATTGGAACCTGTGAAAAGAATGGAGATATGCTACAACCACCCCTGG GATTTCGAATGAACGCCTCCTCTTGGCCCATGTTTCTGCTGAGAACCTTGAATGGAGCAGAGATGGCACCAGTAACAGCCTTTAAAAAG GAACCTCCAAGGCCACCCCAAATTAATTTGAAGCCAGGTATGAAGCTTGAGGCCGTGGATAAGAAGAATCCGTACCTCATCTGCCCTGCCACCATCGGAGAAGTGAGAGGAGATGAGGTGTTCATTATGTTCGACGGTTGGCGGGGTGCCTTTGATTACTGGTGCAAGTTCGACTCCAGGGACATCTTCCCGGTGGGCTGGTGTTCCCTCACCAAGCACAGTCTGCAGCCACCAGGCAACAGTG TAACTCTTCCAAAGAACCTTCTCCCATCATCGCCCTCTAAACCCGGCAGACGCTCCATACAGTCCACCTACAGACTCCCCAACCCTCTGCCGGCTCTGCCCGTCAGGAAGGGCATAAGAGGCCGCAGACCAAAGAGTGAGACCATCGCCCTGCTCAAAGCGGTGGCAGCAGCTGCCCAGAACGGAGATGTCCCACTCCCACTCCCACTCCCACTCCCCAGTAACACAGTAGAGTTTGTACCCCGGGTCTACAAGAAGAGGGGGCCCAAGCCTGGAAGCAAG aGAAAGTCCAGGAATCTTCAAAGCCCGACACAGCTGCCCAGCATCCAGGTTCCACAGGAAAACCCTTCCAGTCACAACTCGGTGGTGTCGACAG tgtgtgtgtacgtcAATAAGCATGGAAACTGTGGTCCCCACTTGGACAGGAAGCAGATGCAGCGTTTGCCAGACCACTTTGGCCCGGGGCCAGTGAACACTGTGCTTCAGCAAGTGGTTCAGTCATGTATAGACTGTGCATACCAGCCTAAAGTGCTGCTCAGTGCTTTACAGACTGActcaggaggaggagaggttgTAAAAG TGAGAACGGACGGTGGCGTTCGTGTCATCAGACTGCCATCGGCCTCCAGCGCATCCTTTGTTCTGCGCTTCTTGGAGACCATGTGTCGTCATCTACAATGTGACAACCTGTTCAGCAGCCAGCCCTTCAGCCACTACACGTATGACAGGAACAAGTCGG TGAAAGAAGAGGCGCTGGATTCTCCCTCTCTGGCCCGGGGCAGCAAACGCAGCCTGTCTGGAGTTTGTCCACCATATGCAGCCCCCCTGTCTCCCAAGCACTTGCGTGCTGAGGCCCACCCTTCAGAAG CAGAGACACTGCCCCACGAAGAGAACAGTTTAATAAAGGAGCATCGCTACATGGATTCTGCTTCCAACTCCATGACCCCTCGACCCCAAACAGCGCGGAGTTCCTCCGAGTACCACTCCCAggccagcagcatgtaccaccACAGCAACAGCACGCCGGTGCGCTGCCTCTCCTCCAACCCCGCAGAACTCGGCTCCATACACCCTCTGAGACGAGTGGAAG CAGCAAGCTCCACCACAGGTCCGGAATCTCTGGTGTCTGATCGAGAGAATCTGCAGATGTCCAACAGAAACCCAGCCTCCTGGTCCATCGAAGAGGTGATGCAGTTTGTCAAGCATGCAGACCCCACAGCGTTGGCACCTCATGCAGAACTCTTCAGAAAACAC GAGATAGACGGAAAAGCTCTGATGCTTCTGCGGAGTGACATGATAATGAAGTACATGGGTCTGAAACTAGGGCCTGCCCTGAAGTTATGCCACCACATAGAGCGGCTGAAACAAGGCAAACTGTGA
- the LOC133458237 gene encoding sex comb on midleg-like protein 2 isoform X2, producing the protein MGKTPLKDQKEGKKDKHGKAAPPPGTPGAANKDSFSWEEYLKETSSTPAPPSCFRQSRVPPSNDFKVGMKLEAHDPRNSTSVCIATVMGLTGVRLRLRLDGSDNSNDFWRLVDSSDIQPIGTCEKNGDMLQPPLGFRMNASSWPMFLLRTLNGAEMAPVTAFKKEPPRPPQINLKPGMKLEAVDKKNPYLICPATIGEVRGDEVFIMFDGWRGAFDYWCKFDSRDIFPVGWCSLTKHSLQPPGNSVTLPKNLLPSSPSKPGRRSIQSTYRLPNPLPALPVRKGIRGRRPKSETIALLKAVAAAAQNGDVPLPLPLPLPSNTVEFVPRVYKKRGPKPGSKRKSRNLQSPTQLPSIQVPQENPSSHNSVVSTVCVYVNKHGNCGPHLDRKQMQRLPDHFGPGPVNTVLQQVVQSCIDCAYQPKVLLSALQTDSGGGEVVKVRTDGGVRVIRLPSASSASFVLRFLETMCRHLQCDNLFSSQPFSHYTYDRNKSVKEEALDSPSLARGSKRSLSGVCPPYAAPLSPKHLRAEAHPSEETLPHEENSLIKEHRYMDSASNSMTPRPQTARSSSEYHSQASSMYHHSNSTPVRCLSSNPAELGSIHPLRRVEAASSTTGPESLVSDRENLQMSNRNPASWSIEEVMQFVKHADPTALAPHAELFRKHEIDGKALMLLRSDMIMKYMGLKLGPALKLCHHIERLKQGKL; encoded by the exons ATGGGAAAAACTCCACTGAAAG atcaaaaagaagggaaaaaagataaacatgGAAAGGCAGCACCACCACCAGGTACCCCCGGCGCAGCAAATAAAG ACTCTTTCAGCTGGGAAGAATATCTGAAAGAAACGTCATCTACACCAGCTCCACCAAGCTGTTTTCGTCAG TCTAGAGTCCCACCCTCCAATGACTTCAAGGTGGGAATGAAGCTTGAAGCTCATGACCCACGTAATTCCACGTCAGTCTGTATAGCCACAGTAATGGGTTTAACTGGGGTTCGCCTGCGACTCCGCCTGGATGGCAGCGACAACAGCAATGACTTCTGGCGGCTGGTCGATTCCTCTGATATCCAACCTATTGGAACCTGTGAAAAGAATGGAGATATGCTACAACCACCCCTGG GATTTCGAATGAACGCCTCCTCTTGGCCCATGTTTCTGCTGAGAACCTTGAATGGAGCAGAGATGGCACCAGTAACAGCCTTTAAAAAG GAACCTCCAAGGCCACCCCAAATTAATTTGAAGCCAGGTATGAAGCTTGAGGCCGTGGATAAGAAGAATCCGTACCTCATCTGCCCTGCCACCATCGGAGAAGTGAGAGGAGATGAGGTGTTCATTATGTTCGACGGTTGGCGGGGTGCCTTTGATTACTGGTGCAAGTTCGACTCCAGGGACATCTTCCCGGTGGGCTGGTGTTCCCTCACCAAGCACAGTCTGCAGCCACCAGGCAACAGTG TAACTCTTCCAAAGAACCTTCTCCCATCATCGCCCTCTAAACCCGGCAGACGCTCCATACAGTCCACCTACAGACTCCCCAACCCTCTGCCGGCTCTGCCCGTCAGGAAGGGCATAAGAGGCCGCAGACCAAAGAGTGAGACCATCGCCCTGCTCAAAGCGGTGGCAGCAGCTGCCCAGAACGGAGATGTCCCACTCCCACTCCCACTCCCACTCCCCAGTAACACAGTAGAGTTTGTACCCCGGGTCTACAAGAAGAGGGGGCCCAAGCCTGGAAGCAAG aGAAAGTCCAGGAATCTTCAAAGCCCGACACAGCTGCCCAGCATCCAGGTTCCACAGGAAAACCCTTCCAGTCACAACTCGGTGGTGTCGACAG tgtgtgtgtacgtcAATAAGCATGGAAACTGTGGTCCCCACTTGGACAGGAAGCAGATGCAGCGTTTGCCAGACCACTTTGGCCCGGGGCCAGTGAACACTGTGCTTCAGCAAGTGGTTCAGTCATGTATAGACTGTGCATACCAGCCTAAAGTGCTGCTCAGTGCTTTACAGACTGActcaggaggaggagaggttgTAAAAG TGAGAACGGACGGTGGCGTTCGTGTCATCAGACTGCCATCGGCCTCCAGCGCATCCTTTGTTCTGCGCTTCTTGGAGACCATGTGTCGTCATCTACAATGTGACAACCTGTTCAGCAGCCAGCCCTTCAGCCACTACACGTATGACAGGAACAAGTCGG TGAAAGAAGAGGCGCTGGATTCTCCCTCTCTGGCCCGGGGCAGCAAACGCAGCCTGTCTGGAGTTTGTCCACCATATGCAGCCCCCCTGTCTCCCAAGCACTTGCGTGCTGAGGCCCACCCTTCAGAAG AGACACTGCCCCACGAAGAGAACAGTTTAATAAAGGAGCATCGCTACATGGATTCTGCTTCCAACTCCATGACCCCTCGACCCCAAACAGCGCGGAGTTCCTCCGAGTACCACTCCCAggccagcagcatgtaccaccACAGCAACAGCACGCCGGTGCGCTGCCTCTCCTCCAACCCCGCAGAACTCGGCTCCATACACCCTCTGAGACGAGTGGAAG CAGCAAGCTCCACCACAGGTCCGGAATCTCTGGTGTCTGATCGAGAGAATCTGCAGATGTCCAACAGAAACCCAGCCTCCTGGTCCATCGAAGAGGTGATGCAGTTTGTCAAGCATGCAGACCCCACAGCGTTGGCACCTCATGCAGAACTCTTCAGAAAACAC GAGATAGACGGAAAAGCTCTGATGCTTCTGCGGAGTGACATGATAATGAAGTACATGGGTCTGAAACTAGGGCCTGCCCTGAAGTTATGCCACCACATAGAGCGGCTGAAACAAGGCAAACTGTGA
- the zmp:0000001174 gene encoding retinoic acid-induced protein 2 — MEGNDNVPLNITQLQTDVCSTEEGGEVFSKVENGVNPLPSDSFNGSVTGLNKGGLINNADNPAPSGVSPSAEPSGGVALKVATTVLHPVCLGDSPLMLPIHLQMAGASGPQLGQMGTAPYLITSQNPVSLPLVLDQQVIQHMNPSVIPQNTGCAQLPLQNNVLCQNPLTFGLPPAVDPKAAGQGQDGNLLSLLQNPSFAAIIQDLFTQQAGSSTCQSPGSAFFPLPSLTPPYTSPLAPLVPPATLLVPYPVIIPLPVPLPVPLPIPIPVPQMEDSKGNMPKPVCTVSKSTQTSPEDTTSATLSSRKCSPPFKSQNVSPSSLSPEEGQVLDLSVKSCPIEPKQEYPSPQHDSVLDLSVTGFRKKCVQSDRQVALQPAQGTSSTALSLGVECTQSLDSKLLGSLASLEFSRQHKWLVDTSAAGSSSLGQEASLSGAGNLEIVSTSQTAKVIVSVKDAIPAILCGKIKGLSGVSTKNFSIKRDGIQGPSLQQFYGMPSVSHGEPQDPNNPHKKVSKNRAIKLKKVSSQEIHFLPIKKPRLAALLPRK, encoded by the coding sequence ATGGAAGGTAATGACAATGTGCCTCTAAACATAACACAGCTGCAGACCGATGTGTGCAGCACCGAGGAGGGAGGAGAAGTCTTCAGCAAAGTGGAAAATGGAGTAAATCCACTACCTTCTGATTCATTTAACGGGAGTGTGACAGGACTGAACAAAGGAGGGCTCATTAATAACGCGGACAATCCTGCCCCCTCTGGTGTAAGTCCCAGCGCTGAACCTTCAGGAGGAGTGGCGCTTAAAGTAGCTACAACGGTACTCCACCCAGTGTGTCTGGGAGACAGTCCGCTGATGTTGCCCATCCATCTTCAGATGGCTGGAGCATCCGGGCCTCAGCTCGGTCAGATGGGGACAGCGCCGTACTTGATAACCAGCCAAAACCCCGTTTCCCTTCCTCTGGTTTTGGACCAGCAGGTGATCCAGCACATGAATCCCTCTGTTATCCCACAGAACACGGGCTGCGCACAGTTGCCCCTCCAAAACAACGTCCTCTGTCAGAATCCTTTGACATTTGGTTTACCTCCAGCTGTTGACCCGAAGGCAGCAGGACAGGGTCAGGATGGCAACCTGCTCTCTCTCCTGCAGAATCCGTCTTTTGCGGCCATCATACAGGACCTCTTCACTCAGCAGGCAGGTTCGTCCACCTGTCAGTCACCAGGCTCTGCCTTCTTCCCCCTCCCTTCTCTCACACCTCCCTACACCTCCCCTTTGGCTCCGCTGGTTCCTCCGGCTACACTTTTAGTCCCGTACCCGGTCATCATTCCCCTGCCAGTGCCTCTGCCCGTCCCTCTCCCTATCCCCATTCCTGTCCCTCAGATGGAAGACTCAAAGGGGAACATGCCAAAACCAGTTTGCACTGTGAGTAAAAGCACTCAGACGTCACCGGAAGATACTACCTCTGCTACACTATCCTCAAGGAAATGCTCGCCGCCATTCAAGTCGCAAAATGTGTCCCCATCCTCTCTGTCTCCAGAGGAGGGACAGGTTCTAGACCTCTCTGTCAAGTCGTGTCCAATTGAGCCAAAACAAGAATATCCCAGTCCGCAGCACGACAGTGTGCTTGATTTGTCAGTGACTGGTTTCAGGAAAAAGTGTGTTCAGTCAGACAGACAAGTAGCTTTACAGCCAGCTCAAGGTACGAGCAGCACCGCCTTGTCTCTGGGAGTTGAATGCACTCAGAGTTTAGATTCCAAACTCCTGGGCAGCCTGGCGTCTCTGGAGTTCAGCCGGCAGCACAAGTGGCTGGTTGATACTAGTGCTGCCGGATCTAGCTCTCTGGGTCAAGAAGCATCGCTCAGCGGAGCTGGAAACCTTGAGATTGTGAGCACCTCGCAGACAGCCAAGGTCATCGTCTCTGTGAAAGACGCGATCCCAGCCATTCTCTGTGGGAAGATAAAAGGCCTTTCAGGAGTCTCCACCAAGAATTTCTCCATCAAACGGGACGGCATCCAGGGACCGTCTCTGCAGCAGTTCTACGGGATGCCCTCAGTGTCACACGGGGAGCCGCAAGACCCTAACAACCCTCATAAAAAGGTTTCGAAAAACAGAGCTatcaaactgaagaaggtcagCTCACAAGAGATCCACTTCCTTCCCATCAAGAAGCCGAGACTTGCAGCACTGCTCCCCAGGAAGTGA